A portion of the Candidatus Pristimantibacillus lignocellulolyticus genome contains these proteins:
- a CDS encoding GTP-binding protein: MSTQKIVPIYLLSGFLGSGKTTLLTQIVEKAQAAGLTPAVLMNELGEVNLDGQLVKKDVAMAEVLGGCICCSMRGDLSLELNQLLDQYSPDLIIVESTGAAHPMETIDAITETSMYKHVRLQSVITVVDGEHLLDRSKLVKDSTYRLMQDQIRCGSLIVLNKCDRLDPEKVVEAEQTLRDLNEHALIITTDHCQLNNWQWLLEGTQLEQPESLQALRQQVSNNNDDAVDGEHEHQHEHSHHTHVMAYTHYWKGKPNSEQFEQWLANLPANIYRAKGIVTFRDVPSRFLFQFAYRESDFMRIDPQGEVNDVAVFIGEHFDEEWLKQQLAILEER, from the coding sequence ATGAGCACACAAAAAATTGTTCCGATATATTTACTATCAGGATTTCTAGGAAGTGGAAAGACAACATTACTAACACAGATTGTAGAAAAAGCACAGGCTGCGGGACTAACACCAGCTGTATTAATGAATGAATTAGGTGAAGTTAACCTTGATGGGCAACTGGTGAAAAAGGATGTTGCGATGGCAGAAGTACTTGGCGGTTGTATCTGCTGTAGCATGCGTGGCGATTTATCCTTGGAACTTAATCAATTATTAGATCAATATTCTCCCGATCTAATTATTGTAGAGTCAACAGGAGCAGCCCATCCAATGGAAACGATAGATGCAATTACAGAAACATCGATGTACAAGCATGTCAGATTGCAATCAGTTATTACAGTTGTTGATGGAGAGCATTTACTTGATCGATCTAAATTAGTGAAAGATAGTACATATCGCTTAATGCAAGATCAAATTCGATGTGGCAGCTTGATTGTACTTAATAAATGTGACCGACTTGATCCGGAGAAAGTTGTTGAGGCAGAGCAAACGTTGCGTGATCTTAATGAGCATGCTCTGATTATTACGACAGACCATTGTCAGCTTAACAATTGGCAATGGCTATTGGAAGGTACACAGTTAGAGCAACCAGAATCACTGCAAGCTTTAAGACAGCAGGTTAGTAACAACAATGATGATGCTGTTGATGGGGAACATGAGCATCAACATGAACATAGTCACCATACGCATGTTATGGCTTATACGCATTATTGGAAAGGTAAGCCGAATAGTGAACAATTTGAACAATGGCTTGCTAATCTGCCGGCTAATATATATCGAGCGAAAGGTATTGTTACATTCCGTGACGTTCCAAGTCGATTTTTGTTCCAGTTTGCTTATCGTGAATCTGATTTTATGCGAATTGATCCGCAAGGTGAAGTTAATGATGTCGCAGTATTTATCGGGGAGCATTTTGACGAGGAGTGGCTAAAACAGCAATTAGCAATACTCGAAGAGAGGTAG